GCTTCATGGAATGAGTAATCATATTGATATCAATTATCATTACATTAGAGAACTTGCCAGTAACAAGGGGATAGCTGTGGAATTTTGTGAAACTGAAAATCAAGTAACTGATATTTTCAAAaagtctttgaagtctaacacGTTCATCTACTTGCATGGAAAGCTTGGGATAATCAGtaaagagtatcttggtttaagaGAGGATGTTGAAGGTTAAACCAAGATAGTATGAGAAGCAACTAATCAAAGTTGATCCCGTTGGATGAAGCAACTAGTAGAAGTTGATGTTGCTTATATGGAAGCAACTAATCAAAGTTGATCCCGTTGGGTGAAGTAACTAGTAGAAGTTGATGTTTCTTATATGAAAGCAACTAGTAGAAGTTGATGCAACTACTAtggaagaaactaggtgaaattGATGCGGTATCTTGGGAATAACTAGCATAAGTTTATACGGGTGTTTAGCATGCATAATAAGTAAACTCGAGAAGCAAGTTTTCCAGTATTAGAGTTTTTTTACGAATAGGGTTTTTCTAGAAGATTTTTTGTTTTATAGTTTGATCTtgttaggaaaagttttttcttgagagtcaagtttgtgttctttcattaagtctttgatatcagattttctacaggTTTCAACAATTTGAAATCGTGCCTACAAGAAAGGGAAGAATTCCTTTTTTAACTACATTGACAAGGATAAAAAATGTCAGAGCTACTTTCTACTATCATATATGCTTTGTTTAAATGTTCCATAGCAAAGCAAACGTTATTCATGAGGAAACAACTAAAGCAACACTGCATTAAGATAATAGCTGTGATATACCAAACAGAAAAGAAGAAACTCGACAGTGTAATATTTTTTTACTTTGTATCTCCCCTTCCTTCGATGGCAAGCAAAGAACACTAAATATGAACTTGGAAAAACTGACTAAGTATGATCTTAGAAAACTAAGTAATGGGCAACAaaaaattgtttagaaaacaaacCATCTCAAAATGAGATTTTATCAGGGATTGATGTGTCATTCTACTAATTTTGCACTGTATCTTGTTACCCGCTCTATCTAACtagtaaaattaaaaaataaatccaCCATTATGAGTAGTAGAACGATTTAATTACCTTTTGGCTATGTAAAATGTATATCTAACTAATTAGAACCCAAGGTCAATTATAGATTCTTTATTATTAACACATCTGCAATGAAATTTCAGTGTCTACAATAAAGAAAGTACGATGGGTTCATTATGCTTTGTAGCATTGAATAAGGAAAGTATATGCGAGTGAAGTCTCTTATTTATAGAGAAGAAAAGGAATCCAAGGCAACCCAAAAGTTTTGTCTTCCCGATAGAAGTCCAAGCTTCTGGGTAGTATTCATTGGAGAGTCAATATCCTTACATCAGAAAAAATTCCTTTAAATCTTGTTTAGGTCTTTATAAATTTGTTCTGGGAACTTGAAACAGTTAATTtggatgatgatggtggtggaagtGACAGAGAATTTGTCTTTGTGCTGGATTTAGAGGGGCATTTTCCCAACTAGCCAATCTTAATTTGAGTTTGTCCACACAAGGCTTAAAGAGAGGATTTTGCTTCCGTGAGCATATAGAGGAGAGTCCACGTACTTATATCATTTAAATCAAGAACTCCAAATCCCATGCAGGTGATGATTTGGTTACATATACTGACATTAGCTTCTTTTCTAAAGATATTAGTTGGACCATGACCTTTCGAGCATTAGACGATCGTCTTCAGAACGCACATTAAAGATGTAGACTAAACGATCGTCTTCAGAACACATATTAATAAGACGGAGAAATTCAACATTCGCTAGATCTTTCTCTTTATTAATTTTCATCTTTTGATTCGTGTTTAAACCCTGGATCTTTAAATCGATAAATATACGGGGAAACTTATTTGCAAAgtgattatttatttttggttttgtaaaaGACAACAGAAAGGCATAACTTCACAATTctcgtctctttttttttttttgactaataCGTGAATGGCTGTAGTAATGCAACTCATTGTGCCAACTCAATATGAGCAGTGAGTACATTAAAATCGGGAAAACAagaacaaataggaatttgaaaCACTAACTCAGATATATTTTTCTCAAATGCCTTACGACTTTCTTTCTACATAACTTTGAATCCGTGGAATTTCTTAAAATCTTTCAAAAACCAATCTTGATTTAGTTGTACCATTTTTGTTTTGGTATATTCCGGAAATAATTCCTACCATTTAATTTGATTGTATTCTTCCTTGAAAAAAGATGATCCTGAAAGAAAGGAGTATTTTTTCCATAAACTTATATATCGAATCTTTGATGTTTTTAAAACAATAGTAGCAACAACAAATATACTTTTTCCCCACGATCAAAAATTCAGTGTTTTTTTTGGGTACATTTTAGTGATGGAGCTTCGACATCATATGTCGTGCACCTGTAGACATAGGTTATTTCCATACGGATCCCGTAACTTGGCAGCTGATATGAAAATATAGTATAGCAAAAGCTGGATTTCATCCGAGCCAGCACAATCAGTATTTCATTTCCCCATCATTTTCGAAGTAATGAGGTTTCGTTCACCCACGTTCTAAAAGAGGTGATGAATGAAAAACTAATCTGTATTATGTGGATCCATGATCTGTCTAATCTAAAACCTATCTTTGTTCTTAAATTTGGGGAGTGGGTCCAAAAACACACGTGCATTGTTGATCACGACTGGACCCACCAACATATCAGACCAAGCAAATTATTACGGCGACGCGTGGATGATGATTTCACGTGGAAGCTAATTATTATTGAGACCACGTGTAAGCTGGTAATTATCCGTTGCTCGTCGTATAAAGGCTAactcaaaagaaacaaaaaaggaaaaaaaaaactaacgaaCGACGACTCGGTCAAAGAAAGTCAAACAAAGTGGGGATAGACTATGGGAGTCGGTTTTTCGGTTGGTAAAAGCCCAAAAGATCTAGTCAGCTTAACTTGTTGCTAGCACGTCTAgtagttagatgaaaacttgtcTTCGTTGTTGTGCACTAATATCTGCATGGTTTGGGATCCTTTGAACTTTGCTAATTTACATCAGCCAATACATGGCCGGTCAAATTTGTTATTCGCATTTATCCAATATCCCACGAACTTACGATGTGTTGctgttttttctttcttgcttgctactttcttttctttcttttcaccGCAATAAGAAGATCATTTTAAGCTGCAACTTGGGTGTCTGCTCACATGATTCAGAATTTCCGGAGATTTATAACTTTGTTGCATTACAAGTGCCAGGGATTTATGTAAACTAGATTTGAGTCCGTGGATGTGGCTCGGCTTCACCTCGTCTCGTCCcgaatttatttttgatttggtttccTGATACACATTGACCTCCTATACCACCTATAATCTATTGATAGTCTTTTGAACTCGTAGCCTTCATCTTTGTAGTTTTGTATGCATGTTCccagacctttttttttttgctcagtaAAGGAAAATATATTAATGGAAAAAGGAATGCTTACAAACACCAAAGAAACTAGAGAAAAGCAAATCCCCAAACTAAATAATATCCAGATCTAAAAAAAAGTACAGGAACTAGATCCCAAAAAACAGCCAGGCAAAACGACTAGTAAgtcctaaaaaataaaagaacacaTTAAGGAGGGTTGAAGAAAATTTCCCGCTACTTAGTAATAACATTGCTAACTACTAACCCAGACATACACGGGGAGTATCTAACCCATTGAAAAATCTTCATTTTTATGTCAATAATCAGCTCCTCAACTTTTCGCTACTTGTTGTTGAAAGTTTTAGCGTTTCTCTCATTCCAAATAGCCCAGAGAACAGCACCTGGAAGACGCTTTCACACCTCCTTACTACGAGCTGATAAGCTGATAAACGAGAAGTTGGCCAGTTCTTAATAAGATCTATGGTGGAACCCGAAAGATTGACGGACCTATCCGCCTCCAAGAAAAAATATCTCCAAATCTGTTTAGTTAAAGAGCACTCCATAAAGAAAATGAGTATTGGACTCAACAGTTAGCTTACAAAGAGAGCAAACATTCGCGATAGCATTACCACTTGGAGTTAGTACAGCTGAATTCCTTTGGTAAAGATTATCCAAGGTAGACAACCTGATCAAGGCACATTTCCACAAGAAGAAGGCAACCTTATGCGGCCAATCACGCGTCCAAATCTTCTTAGATGGGAAATCTGAAGAACAAGAACTTCAAATAAGCAGAACGGACCGAAAAAACACCCATCTTGTCACCTGTCCAGACCAACGAATCTTCTTCATCCGGATAAAGAACAATTGAATTTAACTTGGAAAACATAATAACCAGTTCGCTAATTTCTATTTCAGTAAATCTTCTATGGGTTAAACCCATATTCCAGCTGAAACCCAAGTTCCCTGCCATATAAGCTCGGTGAATGGAAATTTTTTCGAGATCGAAGAAAGGTAAAGGTTTGGACACACACTAGCAAGGGAGCCAGAGTTGCACCATTTATCTTCCCACACTCGGATTTTGTCACCCTTTACAATTTTGAATTGTATGTTTTCAAAGAAGTTATCTTTAACAGACCCAATTTGTTTCCATAAATTGACACCATGAGTGGAATTCACGTGCCTAGTTCTACAACTGCCAATTTCTAACCCATACTTTTCTTCTATAATTTTAGCCCACAAAGAATTTTCTTCCTTATCTAATCTCCACCACCACTTCATAAGAAGACTTATATTCATAATTCTTAAGTTTCTAATTGCTAGACCACCTTGTTTAAatggtttgaaaaaaaaaatcaaactaaccCAATGGTGTTTTTTGGCATTAGTAGAATCGTGTCAAAGGAAATCTCTAATCAGTTTCTCAATTTTCGAAATGACAGACACTAGACACATgaagagagaaaaataatagACCGGAATGCTTGTGAGGACACTTCTAATGAGAGTGAGCTTACCTGCCTTACTTAGCAAGCAACCTTTCCAAAAAGCAAGTCTTCCATTGTAAATTTCTATAACTTTGTCCCATTTGTTGCTAGAAAGAGCTTTATCCTCCAAAGGAATGCCCAAATAAATAGAAGGCAAAGCTTCCGCAGAACAACCGAAAAAAGAAGCCAACAAGTTCAAATTAACGACATTTCCAACAACAAAGATATTTCTCTTACCAAAATTAGTGTGCAGACCGGATGCATATTCGAAAAGCATGAGGTTGTACTTAAGCATCCTGATCTGGTGGATATCGGCGTCAAGGAACACCAGCGTATTGTCAGCGAATTGGAAATGACCGATTTTTGTACCATTTTCGTGAACTTGAAAGACACCAATCCAACCCAATTCAGCAGCCTTAGAGAACATAGTTGTGAGTGTtggatgcaataatcaaaaacaaagaaaaatcaaataagcaaaaagttattgatacttagctcctttatagtggaagtgattgctttgacgaaatgaacaagctccccatatctccgcaacagcaacaaggcaaaacttggaaaacagagtgagtcgcgtgttcaacacgatgtccttaagacattagcgcccggctacactcaagagtgatgctatagccctcacaggacggatatctccagcataaaacaccataatacacctactactagcatatgtagtagatgctcaacttgagcttggcaactccggaaaaacattaaggaaaatcgcgaatgctaatgaaagcaatacaaaatatttccctttggggtctctctaaaatatagaaaaTCCCCtttggggtctctctaaaatatagagaaacccctttcccatgttTTCCCTTTACCATATAGGGGTCTTCtggaatatagagcaacccctttttttTCCATGCTtttacaaaagaagtgaatttgtttatataattaacaaactcaagttaagaagagttcctcccctatgtgggactaaaaatcttatatagtctcttaaaaacaactaaagagtggaaactccactatgtaggactaataagttttcattcacaaaagaaacactaaattaaaatctttaaaaagtatttttattaatcgttttcccaacaatccccacatgaatgaaaactcaataaaacgtgaaaaacacagatagatcttggtaaatcaacaacccaatcttACGACCCGAACTGACTGAACAGACAGACAGATCGTGTATGTTGAATTCATACTAGccatttcaacgtcctctccttcACACAGTAGTGTGTTgatcccagggtcatactatggattgcataaatcataatagtatagagagctttcatctttagtttctcacaagtgagactaaaggtttctttcaccaaagtgaaaaatcatgaactagtgaacccttagtgacccttaggtcctaagaactagtaataccaagaccataaaaacaacataaaactcattttctcaaaatgaattaaaaatagataaaaacgaaaaacaggaaataccactataggcagaggtgtccatgagatcttgaacctttgcttagtgagagattaccggaactacttgatagacagtgaacgcgatgtcttgaactgctagcgtttggtgtaatccgcgataataaccacgcatgatatctccaaggttgctgccaagctcgtgccgttgtgtccgttTTGCCCTGGacttatcctgtttctcagaatgctctagagaatcagctcatattctcataggaagcgacccacttccccattcagataggtgaattccatcaagagtgtttactgctacaccccacttcaatcttaaactgaaactatagaactcattaagacttattaaaaagtcatcctacacatgcagtcacactatcacgtctacatcatagggaagggacagagaatgaaaatctctgatagtgtttacctttacccaccacaaattagtttctcattcgaaaccttgatcatgggatctccagtcagcaaggttgagtatccttcatggtaagtttaatatatgagcttaagccccaaccccctcgatgcatttttgacTATCTCTTTATACAAatctttcgtcaaaggttgcgcgaaatTCTCCTTAGACTTTAgccaatcaatgaaaataacgtcgattgagattagttattacttagctttaactattatagcttggctaacacaatgtatagatatagctgacacaggcctatgccagagaggaatgtcttctcaaaagcatcttaggcactcggccccctctcgtgctttatctaacgcaatactctcagattccataatgaattgagcaatatatgtttgtctgaaaaacttccagaaacaaaccctcttgctagagtgaaaacatatccactggtagacttagactcctccgagtcaactatccagtttgcatcacaaagtccctcaaggacaacaaggtac
This portion of the Papaver somniferum cultivar HN1 chromosome 11, ASM357369v1, whole genome shotgun sequence genome encodes:
- the LOC113324719 gene encoding uncharacterized protein LOC113324719 — encoded protein: MQPKSIDSSDNIWLERNITDDEMLSALKKLGQDRPPGPMWLNRLATQIYISTSLIPKKEYVEKVKDLRHISLTNSVYKAIYKVLAERLKTMLHKLVSNHQSAFVEGRQILDSVLIENACLDSRLIVDIPGVVYKMDLDKAFDNVKWVFLIKFSSKWVLVTFGENGLQGVLGGFHSLFLSMEALAANTLAKKAAELGWIGVFQVHENGTKIGHFQFADNTLVFLDADIHQIRMLKYNLMLFEYASGLHTNFGKRNIFVVGNVVNLNLLASFFGCSAEALPSIYLGIPLEDKALSSNKWDKVIEIYNGRLAFWKGCLLSKADFPSKKIWTRDWPHKVAFFLWKCALIRLSTLDNLYQRNSAVLTPSGNAIANIWRYFFLEADRSVNLSGSTIDLIKNWPTSRLSAYQLVVRRCESVFQVLFSGLFGMRETLKLSTTSSEKLRS